The following DNA comes from Enterocloster bolteae.
GCTTATGTACTTTATTGTTCCGGGACATGAGCGGTATGTAGCTGTATCACAGGGCCTGTATACCTTGGCCGGAAAATATTATGATAAGATTCCTGTAGAGAAAGAATTTGGATTCCTGCGGATTAACCGGAAGTATGCGGAGGCATTGAAAACAGTAGCGGTATGATGATATAATCAGAGTATCAGGACAATTTGAAAAGGAGGGTATGTGATGGAACGTAAAGTGATAAAGATTTTTGGGGCCCAGGACAATATACAGGCAGAGATGATTCTGGAGACATTGGGCAACAATCAGATACCGGCTTACAAGAAGGGTGTGGGTTCCAGCGATATCATGAATATATATGGAGGCAATTCCCTGTACGGAGAGGATATATATGTTGCGGAAGAGGATGCGCAGAAGGCAATGGAAGTATTGGAGGGGATGGGGCTGACGGAGGAACGCTGAACATGGTGACTGATACTATCCATCTATTGCCAGAAACATAGATTTGTGATAGAATCCTTATGGGATAAAATCACGATATGCACTGCAGCAGGCAGGGCGGAATGGAGAAAACGAATGAAAGCATTTGATTGCGTTAACAAGCAGGAAGTTGAAGTTACTAAGGAAGGTTTGATTGACTTCATGAAAAAGGACCGCCAGATTGATATGAAGTTTGCGGAGAAGAGAACAGACGATATGGGATATCTGACCTGGGATGCCGAGAACTGGACATGCGTGGACGGACAGAACAAGTTCATGCGTTGTTATTCGCTGGAGGGCCGTGTGCTGAGGGA
Coding sequences within:
- a CDS encoding DUF2007 domain-containing protein, producing the protein MERKVIKIFGAQDNIQAEMILETLGNNQIPAYKKGVGSSDIMNIYGGNSLYGEDIYVAEEDAQKAMEVLEGMGLTEER